The genomic DNA GATGTGGCCGTCGCCGTAGAACACTACTGTGGAATCGTCCGCGATGCCGTGGCTCCCACAGAGCGACTCGAACCCCTCCTTGTCGAGGATGTCGCGTTCGGTCTCGTCCGAGAGGTCTTCGTCCCACTGGAGCCCGATCGCGCCGGGGATGTGCCCCTCGTCGTACCGTGAGGGAAAGTCGTCGTCTTCGGGTGATTCGGGGCTGTTGACCTCCACGAGCCGGTATTCGGCATCGTCATCTCGAAACTCGTCGAGGTGGTTTTCTATCCAGTCGGCCGAAACCAGGACGTCGTTGGCGTAATCGCTCATGATCCGTCTTCGTTTCGTCGACTGAGCACAAAGCGTTCCTGCTTGAATAGGTAGCGTCGTTCGTGGAACGATCGCTTCGTGCCCCTCTCACCGATTCTTCGTTGTGCTCCGCCGTCAGCAGCGGTGCCGAACCGTGGTCGCATCGGATGGTTGGGTTCAAGCCACCACGCCACGTAGCAAAATCATGACTGATGTCGTGGTGTCCGCCGAATGGCTCGACGAGAACCGCGATGACGTGCGGATCGTCGACGTGCGCGACGAGTGGGAGTTCGAGGGGATCGGCCACGTTCCCGGTGCGGTCAACATCCCCTTCGATTCGTTCCGCGCTCCCGACGGCGACGAGGGAATGCTGCCCGGCGAAGAGGTCTTCGCCGATCTCCTCGGCGGGGCGGGAATCGAACGCGGCGACGAGATCGTGGCGTACGACGACACGCACGGCGTGTTCGCCGCCCGATTTCTCGTCACGGCCGAACTCTACGGTCACGACCGGTCAAATCTCCATCTGCTCGACGGGGATTACAGCGCGTGGGGTCGTGGCCACGAGACGACTACCGAAACGACTCCGGCCGACCCCGTCGAGTACGCCCTCGAACGACCCGACGACACAGTACTGATCGATCGTGAAGCGATCACAGCAGCGGTCGATGACGGCGATGGACTGCTGGTCGACACTCGTGAGGCGTGGGAGTACGAAGAGGGCCACATCCCCGGCGCAATCCAGCTCGACTGGCGTGAGTTCGTCGACGACGAAACACGTGGACTCGAGGATCGAGAGACGATCGAGGACCTTCTCGACGACCACGGCATCCCCCGCGACCGCCGAGTGATCCTCTACTGCAACACCGCCCGCCGGATCAGCCACACCTACCTCGTCTTGCGACATCTCGGCTTCGAGAACCTCGGGTTCTACGAGGGGAGCCTGACCGAGTGGGAGCAGGCGGGTGGGGTGATCGAGACAAGCGAGGGCGACTGAGTGCAGCGAGGAAGCCCTCGTAGCGGAGCGGGGAGCGAACGCGACCCGCGGAGCAGGGCGAGAGCGACTGAACGGAGTCGTTCGAGAGGCCCGGAGGGTCTCTCGTGATGACGAGTGTGCGAAACTCTCTCGAACCATGAAGGGGACCTCGAATCGAAGCGGCGAACCGCGGAGACCGACTGATCGCCCGCTCCATTGGATCAACACGCATATGCAAACACGCGGTGAATGGATCCTCAATGAGCACTATCGCGAACATCGAGATTCCCGCCGACGAGTTCGCCCTCCACGATACACTCGTCGCGGTGTCCGACCTCGAACTCGACGTCGAGCGCGTCGTGGCCCACGACGACGAGCGCGTGATGCCGTTCATCTGGGTGTCGAGCGACCACATGGACGACGTCGAACGGGCGTTCGAGAACGATGCGAGTATCGAGAACCTCGAACTCCTCTCCGATCTCGGCGAGGAGCGACTCTACCGGATGGACTGGACCACGGAAATCGAGGTGGTGGTCCAGATCCTCGTCGAGGCGGATGCGACGGTACTCGACGCCTTCGGGACGGACGGCCGGTGGGAGTTCCGAATCCTGTTTCCCGAGCGCGAGGCGCTGTCGATGACCCACGAGTTCTGTGAGGAGAACGGACTTACTATCGATATCCAGAACATCTACGAGATGGACGCTGATCGCCACGGTCGGTTCGGACTCAGCGAAGCCCAACACGAGACGCTCATCGCGGCGTTCGAGCACGGGCACTACGAGGTACCCCGCGACATCACCCTCGACGACCTCGCCGATGAACTCGACATCTCTCACCAGGCACTCTCCGAGCGGTTCCGGCGGGCGTACAGCACGCTGATCGAGAACACCCTGATCGTCGGTGTCGGCGACGAGGAGTGACGGAGTCGGCGGCAGACAGGGTGGTTCGCTCGTCGCTTGCAACTGCTGGACAGGGATTTAGTCGTGTTCGGACCGAAGAAGCGACGATGACACGATGCGTAGTCTGCGGAAGGGACGTGCATCGAGACGACGCACCGGAGCGAACGGATCACGACGGCGAGACGTACTACTTCGACGCCACGGAGTGCAAAGAGGCGTTCGAGGACGATCCTGAACAGTACACGTAGACAGGAGTCTCGCCGCGGCGGCCCGGACTTCTCTGGCAGTTCCCGTCGAGATGTCAGGGAACGACGCCGACGGTCAGCAGCGTGCCGTGAGTCCGGTAGCGCTCGACCATCGCCGTGCGGGTGTCGAACCCGTCGGTCGGGAACTCTTCGTCGGGCGGGATCTCGATCTCACGGTCGGGAATCGTGTCCTGGCTGGCGACGTGAAACCCCGCCTCGCGGAACACGTCACGGTACTCGGCCATCCCCCACCGAGTCATCGCCACGCCGACGTTCTCCTCCCAGTCGGCGGTGTGGACGCTCTCTTCGAAGTAGTTCACCGCACAGTAGAAGGTGCCGCCCGGCCGGAGCACGCGCCGGAGTTCGTCGAGTGCGGCGCGGGGATCGTTCGCGTAGTAGAACGCTTCCATCGTGACGGCGTGATCGAGGCTGTCGTCGGCGAACGGGAGGTGTTCGAAGTCACCGACGAGAAAGCCGACTACGGGATCGTCGGTGTACGAGGCGGCGTTTCTGACCATCTCGGGTGCGCCGTCGAGACCGTAGCTCCGCACGTCGGCGGTCTCGCGGAGTGCGCGCCCGGCGTAGCCGCTGCCACAGCCCAGATCGAGCACGCGGTCGCCGGCCTCGACGGGCATGCGGGCGAGGACGTGCTTTGCGGTGTGCCAGTGGCGTTCCTCCATCCCGCGGTCGCGGCCCTCGGCGGCCCACGCGTCGAACTCCTCTCTGACGCTCATACCGGGGCCAGGGAGGCGACCGTGAAAACCGATTCGCCGGGCCGTCGTTCAGCAGTCGTTCACGGACCGGAGCGGTAGGACGACCGTCTCGCCGGAAGGGGGGTCGGATGTGCGAGTCGATCGGGACGTGGCCGTCCCGATAGCGCAGGCGTCTTGTTCGACGGCCGCGAGCGACCGGTATGGCGCGATGGCGACCCCAGTTCCAGGTGGCGGACATCGCTCAGCAGGTCGTCGGCGGTTTCCTGCTCGCCGGGCCGTTCGTCGTCACCGAGGAGGTCTGGACGCTCGCGATCAGCATGGGGTGGCTGCACGGGATCGCCACCATCGCGCTCGTGTTCGCCATCGGCTACGGTGCGCTCTATGAGGCCGACGCCGACCGCGACCCGGAACGCGAGCGGACCGTCGTGGGAGTCCCGGTCCGGTTCGTCTCGCTGATGGGTGTCGCCTTCGGATCGGTCGTGATACTCGCGGTGGTGTTCGACGCCCCGGCGACGTTTCTCGCGGATCTACCGGCGATGGAGCGCCTCGGCGTGACGCTTCGGGCGATCTCCGTGGGGGCGATCTTCAGCGTCGTGGGTGCGGCCACCGCGGATAGCGTGTACTGAACCGGCGGATTTTGCGGGAACCGGTGCCGAACGGTGTCGCCAAACCGATCGAGCGGACCGCGGGGTCGCAGGGATTAAGACGACTCCCGTCCCGGTTCGGCGCATGGATTATGCGCTCACGGTTGAGGACACACCGGACACCATTCCAGCCGGGACCGGAGTACTCCTCTGTCATCCAAGCACCGGCGAAACCGACCGGATCGACACCGACTTCCTGAGTACCGACACTGACCGCTTTCTCGTGATCTCGACGCGGACCACCGCCCGCGAGGTCGAACAGAAACTCGAACACTACACGGTCGACCGATCGAAAGCGACGATCCTCGACGCACTCAGCGTCGAACGAGGCTACTCGCGCCGCTCGGGCGACGATATCCATTACGTCGCCTCGCCCGACGACCTCGATGGAATCGTCGAGAGCACTCGCGAGTTCCTCGCCGCGACCGACGGCAAACGACGGGTCAGCGTCGACTCGATCACCGAGATGGCGTACTACGCCGACGAAGAGCGCGCCCGCGAGGCGGTGACGTCGCTGCTCGCCCTCCTCGACGAACACGACGCCGTCGGACTGTTTCACCTCGCGGAGGAGGTCCACGACGAGAGTATCGTCGAAGGCTATCGCGACCTGTTCGACGGCGTGATCACGCTCGACCCCGACGGCAGCGTGGTCGGCGAGTTCTGACGGTTCCGGCAGTGTTCACGTCGCCCTGACCGGATTGCTGCTAATAGACGCCGAACTCGATCCGTGAGCAAATTCCGCCATCCCATGACAAACGATAACATCGGGTAAGACAAACCTTATCAATTTCGGGGAAGAATCGAATATTGCCATGTCACAGCACAACAGACGAACGTTCCTTCAGCTGACTGGTACGGCGATCGGCGCTGCAACGCTCGGTGCAGGCACCGCGACGGCGAGTACCTCGGACTCGCGATTCTTCATCAACCTCCGCGACGTCGACCGTTCGGAGGTCCCCGACGACATCGAGATCATCCACGATCTCTCGCAGGCCGATGTCCTCGTCGCACGCGGCGACCAGGAGCGTGTAAATGGCACGACGGTCGCCGACCGTGTCATCGATCGGGGCGACGATCGCACTGGTGCCGTCAAGTCACGGGATGGACCGACAACCGACGGCAAGGGGTCGAGCCACAACCACGACGGTCCGCCGAAAAACAGCGAGTTCCAGTGGGACAAGCGGATCCAGGATCTCAACAACGAACTGACCGACAAACCGGGCGGCGGCAAGTCCATCCACGATACGGCGACCGGCGCGGGCACCCGTGTCGCCGTCGTCGACTCCGGCGTCTACGACGCCCATCCCGATCTCGCGGGCGTCGTCAACGACGACCTCTCCGAGAACGTCTCGGAGGACGAGTTCGACTTCCGTCCCAACGGTGCCGGCGACCACGGGACACACGTCGCGGGCATCATCGCTGCGACCAACAGCAACGACGGTCCAGATGGCGGTGTCCTTGGGACGGCCCCGGACACCGAAATCGTCGCCTATCGGATGTTCTCGGGTCAGGAAGGCAAACAGGGCGACGGCTACGCCGGATGGGTGAAAGCCGCCGAAGCGGACTGTGACGTCATCAACTACAGCGTCGGCTTCCCTGCACCGTTCGTCTACGTCGACGAGTACCCGTTCCTCACGGAGGAACTCCGCATTGCTGAACAGGTCGCGGAGTACGTCCGTTCGCAGGGAACGGTCATCGTCAACTCCGCGGGCAACGACTCACTCAACATGTCCCCGGAGAACACCCTCAGCATCCCCACGGAGGCCGAGGGTGTCTTCGGCGTCGCCGCGACCGGACCGATCGGCTGTGGCTGGGGCGGCAAGCACAGCGACAACGAGGCGAAGTGGCTCACGGGCAACCGACTGGAGGACCCGACGGACTCCCCGGCCTTTTACACCAACTACGGGAGCGCCGTCGACGTGAGCGCCGCGGGCGGGGACTTCGACACCGAAGCCGAGGTCGAGGAAGCCCAGCGCGACCTCGTTTACTCGACCGTCTTCGAAACCGACGAAAGCGGCGACACTGTTCCGGCCTACGGCTGGAAGGCCGGCACCTCGATGGCCGCCCCGCAGGTCGCGGGTGCGGCTGCGCTCGTCCGCTCGCTGCGTCCCGACGCCAGCGTCGAAGAGATCGAATCGCTCATCCAGGACACCGCGAGCAGCGCACCTGGGGGCGAAACCTATCACGGTGCCGGTCACCTCGATCTGGAACGACTGGTCAAGCGCGTGAAGTAACGGCCACTGTCCGTCGTCTTCCGAGCACTTCACGCCGTCGGCGATCGCCTTTCGTTTCTAAATGATGATTTACCGCAGCGAGGGCAATCGCTTGATGAGCGTGCGCTCGTCGATCGACGAGCGGTGGGTCACCCGTCGAATTCCCCGAGAGTCTTCGTGGCCCATTCGGCCACGTACTCCGCACCATACTCGCGGTAGGCTTGGTATCGAGCGCACCGAACGGTGTTGGGAGGTCGAGGTCGTGTTTTATCCCGCTGCAGGCGAGTTCTGACGATGCTCGGATCAGCGCGGAGACGACTCTCACCTCAAGACATTTGTTTCCGGATCATGTGGCTGGAATAGATGGGAGAGTTTCGGACGAGAGGCGGTCGCTGTGTGGTGGAACACGGTGAAGTACGCCTCGAACCTCTCGGCCTCGGTGGTCGGCTCCGGCGGCATTACGAGAACCTCAAACTCGCCCACCGGCAGCGGTACGAGCGGGGACTGCTTCGTTTTGGATTCGTTCTGTTGATGGGTGTCTACAGCGTCGGACAGTTTCTGTACGCGCTGGTGTTCGGTAACGAGTGGCTCGCAGTGCTGGGAATCGGCGGCGCAGTCGGATTCCTCGTAGTCGTATATGGATACTTTCTGGTCCGCAAACGCATCAGACGGTGGTTTCGCGGATATACGGACGAGCGAACGATCCCGGTACGTGCCATCGAATCGATCGATCCGCGGCCGAAACGCCCCTTCCGAGCGCCACACATCGTTATCCACTACAGCGAGTACGGCACGGAAGCGAAACGCTACGTCGGCGTCTGTACGCAGACGCCGCTCGCCGACGAGGAGTTCGAGACGGCGAAAGCGGTGCTCATGGACGAACACGATCTTCCGATCACTACGGCGTGACCCATAGTCACCGCGGCGTTCGTCACCCGTCGAGCTTCTCGAAGGTCTTCGTGGTCCACTTGACCGCGTACTCCGCACCGTACTCGCGATAGGCCTTGGTATCGAGCGCACCGAACGGTGTCGGGAGGTCGAGGTCGTGTTTCACGCCGCTGCAGGCCAGTTCCGCAGCCGCCGCGAAGGACGTGTCGCCGGTGGCGACCTCGTTCGAGAGGTCGGCGAGCCGTGGTTCGAGACGTTCGCCAGCGTCGACCCACGCATCGTGGAGTTCGGGATGGCTGTCGCGCCACGTCGTGAAGGTTTCGCGGGTGTGGAGACCGCAATAGGCGTCGTAGAGCGCGGCGGCGAGCTGATAAGTGTCGGCGGGGCCGAGCAGCGTCGCGGCCGCGAGGTCGGGATAGGAAGACTCGAAAAAGCCGAGGAAGTGTTCCGGGAGGCTGAGGCCCGTCTCGACGAGAGCGTCGGCGAGTAAGAAGTCGACGAACGCGTCGGGTGATCCTTGGAGACGGGGTTTGACGAGGACCGTCGGCGGCCTGGTTTGGGTAGTCCACGCGACCCCGCCGTCGCCGGGCATCCCGACCGTGAACGCGTCGCCCGCGTAGCGTTCGAGTGCGGCGGGAGCGTCCGACGGAAGCCACTCGTCGGGATAGCTGCGCGGATCGAGGCCGTCGACGAGCGGGCCGAGTGACTCCGCGACCGTGGGATCGAGCGTCTCGAAATCGCGCTCGCAGTCGAGAACGAGCGCGCCGGGCACGTGCTCGTCCCGAACGGACGCGAGCTCGTCCGTAAGCTCCCGCGGCTCGAACATGACGAGTTACGTGAGCGCGAGCGCAACGATGACGCCCACCGCGAGCAGCGCCGATACTCCGACTGTTCCCACCACGACCTTCGTTGCCTGACTCATGGCCACCCTTTCTCAGGGCGGTGTGTTAAGTGCTTCAATTGCCCCGTCCCGTCCTGCCCGCGACACAGTCGCCGCGATAGGCCTCCCAGTGTGACTGCGCCTGCGATCTGTCGTCCGAGTCACTCCGGGTACTTCGGTTCGCGCCGCTCCGCCCGTTCGAGCGCACGCTCGATCACGGCTCGCACGTCGCCGTGGAACGTGCCGCCGTGGCCGGCGTACATCCCCTCGACGCCCTCGGGGAGTCGATCGAGGATTCGCTCGATGCTCTCGATGAGCTCCTCACGGGACTGGCCCGCCATATCGGTTCGGCCGAAACTGCCGTCCTCGAATGCGCCGTCGTCGTGGACTACGACATCACCCGAGAAGATCGTCGACTCGGAGACGAACGCGACGTGGTCGTCGGCGTGGCCGGGTGTGTACACCACCTCGAACTCCTCGTCGCCGATCCCGACCCAATCGCCGTCGCCGAGCGCATCCGTGCGCCGCGGGTGATCACCGTACGCCCAGAGCTCGGGATCGAAGGCGTCGAGCACGGTGTCGAGCGCGCCGACGTGATCGCCGTGTTGGTGGGTCAGGGCGACTGCGTCGAGAGCGTCGACGTGCTCGGCGATCACGTCCTCGACGCCGTCCATCGCCCCGGCGTCGACCAGCACTGTGCGCTCGCCGTCGACGAGATATGCGTTGCAGGTGAACGTCTCGGCACCCTCGGTAACGGTGATCGCGTCCATGATTCATGCTCGGCCGCCGACTGCTTGAGTGTGCCGGCAACGGGTTCATCTACTTACAAATGTTTTTTCTGTAGGGATTCCCTTAGTGGCGTGTATGGGCTTTGGGAGCTACGATGAATCCGAGCAGGGGAACCAGGAGTATGACACCGACTTCGAGAACGAGGACGACGGCGACCTCAAAACCGAAGAGAACGACCACGCGGGCGAGGTAAACTTCGAGTTCGGCGAGTCGAACGACGAACTCCTCGACCGACTGCAGGACATCAAAGAGGAGTAGATGAAGACCGGGGCTCGCGCCCTCGGCGTCGCCGAATCGTACCGCTCTGACGCCGCACGGAGCACCCTCGCCGGTGCGGTGGTCCGGGCCGACCGCGTCGTCGACGGGTTCGCCGTCGACTCGTGCACCGTGGGCGGCACCGACGCCACCGAGACCGTCGTCGCTCTCGCCGATCGCCTCGCGCGCGAGGACGTCGCCTACCTACTTTTCGCCGGCATCGCGCCCGCGTGGTACAACCTCATCGACCTCCACCGTCTCCACACCGCCGTCGACCGTCCCGTGCTCTTGATCTCGTTCGAGGCGAGCCCCGGCCTCGAACCCGCGCTCCACGAGGCGTTTGCTGGCGACGCGCTCGAATCACGGCTCGAAACATATCGTGCGCAGCCGCCGCGTCGCCGGCTGTCGGTCAACGACGAGACGGTGTTCGTCCGGAGCGTGGGTCTGGCGGACGACGAGGCCGCCGACGTCGTCCGCGCGTTCACGCCGGAGGGCGGCCGGCCCGAACCGCTGCGAGTCGCCCGGCTGGTCGCCCGCGCTGCCGATGCGTGGCAGGCGATGGATGGGGGCACTCTCGATACGGCAAACTGATCGGTGGTATCGCTCTCGGGCGGAGCACTACTGGGACCGAACCCGACACAGATGAGAACCGCAGGCCACACCCTCCCTAGCCGATTCGCTCGATCGCTTCGCTCCCTCACTCATCCCTCGCACGAGTCGCGCGCCTCGACGGCGCGCTCCCGCGCGCCAACCGCCGACACAGCACCGCCCAGCAGCTACCCCGAAGCCGGACGGTTAAGACGACCGCCAGCGAACCCGGCGTGTGAGCGACGATACGGGCCACATGGATGGATTGGAGGTGATCGAGTGCGAGCGCTGTCCCGAACTCTGCGCGTCGCGCAGCCGGATCGTCAACGGGACGGGGCCCGAAGACGCCGAGTTGCTGTTCGTCGGCGAAGGGCCGGGCGAACACGAGGACGAGGGTGGCGAGCCGTTCGTCGGCCGGAGCGGAACCGTCCTCGACGATGCACTCCGCGACCACGGCCTCGAACGCGACGCCGTCCGGATCACCAACTGCGTCCGGTGTCGCCCACCGGGGAACCGCGATCCCCACAAGGATGAGCTCGCAAACTGCCGGGAGTATCTCGAACGCGAGATCAGTCGTGTGGACCCCGAGCTCGTGGTCACGCTCGGGAAGGTCCCCACCGAACACCTCCTCGGCCGCGACGCCGCGGTCACGAAGGAGGCGGGCACGATCGAGGACGCGCGACTCGACGGAACCGCCCACCGCGTCCTGATCTGCGTCCACCCCGCAGCCACGCTGTACGATTCGAGCCAGCAGGGGACGTTCGAGTCGGCGATCGCCACCGCCGCCGAGGTCGCTGGCGTGGCCGAGAGCGACGGGAGTGGCCAGTCGCGCCTCGGCGGGTTCTGAAATCTCGCGTAGGGTCGTATCCTCCGCTCTTTCGACGGGACCGTCTTCGGATCACCGATCGAACGTTCGTAGTTAATGTCCCTCAAAAACTATTTGACCGTTGCGGGGATGGCCACCTGCACGGACGACTCCTCGTCCGAGAGACACTATGGATGTCGAACTCACCCACCGCCCGTCGTACACCCACCTCGTGGTCGAACTCGCCGCCGGCGAAACCGTCATGGCCGAACCCGGCGCGATGGTCACCCACTCGCCGTCGGTGTCGATCGAGACGGAATCGAGCCGTGACGGTCTCGTGAGCTCCGCGAAATCGATGCTCGGCGGCGAGTCGGCGTTTGCCAACCGGTTCACTGCCGAGAGCGAGCCAGGGACCGTGACGCTCTCGCCGCCGACACCCGGTGACGTCCACCACCACGAACTCGACGGCGAGACGCTGTACGCCGTCGACGGGGCGTATCTCGCCTCCGATCCCGATATCGACATCGACTCGGAGTTCGGCGGCCTGGAGTCGATGCTGTCAGGTGCGGGCCTCACGCCGCTCGCGCTGAAGGGTACCGGCGACGTGTTCATCGAGGCGTTCGGTGGATTGGAGACTATCGCCCTCGATCACGGTGAGTCCCACGTCGTCGATAACGACCACGTCGTGGCGTGGGAGGGCAGCGTCGAGTTCGATGCGCGCCGGGTCGGCGGGCTGAAATCCACACTCCTCAGCGGCGAGGGGATCGTAATGGACTTCACCGGTCCCGGGACGGTGTGGTACCAGACCCGCGGGCTCGATACCTTCACCGAGGAGATCATGGAAGCGATGCCCGGCACCGGCGACGACGGCGGTTTCGAAGTCGAGTTCTGAAAGCGTCGAACCACCGTCCGAAACGCACCGGTCCGCTGTTCAGCCGAGCGCGCGTCGGACGTTGTCGGGAAACACGTCGCGATCGAGCCGACGCCGGACACTGGGAACGGCGTCGGCTGGCGTGGCGAGATCGAACGACGGCAGTGTGTGAACCGGCACGCCAGTCATGCGTTCGAGCTCGGCCCCGTTCGTCCGCTCGGCGATCGTCTCGCCGGCGTACTCGTTCAGGACGACGGCGTGGGTCCGAACGCCACGCGCCGCGAGTGCCTCGACCGTGAGCGCGGTGTGGTTCAGCGTCCCGAGTCCCGAGCGTGCGACCACCACCGCCGGGAGTTCGAGGTCGGCGACGAGGTCGATCACCTCTCGATCGTCGACGAGCGGCACCCGAACCCCACCGACGCCTTCGAGCACCCCGACCTCGCTGGTAGCGAGCGCCCGCTCGCAGCCCTCGCGGATCGCAGCGTACGAGAGCGACGCGCCGATCTGCTCGGCGGCGACGCGCGGCGCGAGTGGCGGTTCGAGCCGTTCGATGCAGGTCGCGGCGTCGTCTGTCTCACACGCTTCGGCGACGAACTCCGCATCGTCGTCGGGCGGATAGCCAGTCTGAACCGGCTTGACGGCGCGCGCATCCACGCCGTCCTCGCGAAGCCACCCGACGAGCCCAGCGGTGACGACCGTCTTGCCCACTCCCGTGTCGGTCCCCACCACCGCGAACGTCCCCTCCGAAGCCGTTTCACTCATCCAGTACTCCAGCAGCGCGCCCCGCCTCGTGGAACGCTTCCAGACACCGCTCGATCTCCCTCTCGGTGTGCGTCGCCATCGGAGCGACGCGAATCCGACTCGTCCCCTCGGGCACCGTCGGCGGGCGGATCGCCGGCGCGACGATCCCGTGCTCGGCGAGTGACTCCCCGAACGCGACCGCCTTCGACCTATTGCCGACGAGCACCGGGAGGATCTGGCTTTCGCCGAGCACGCGATAGCCCATTTCGTCGAGTCCGTCGCGGAGCCGTTCGACGACGTTCCACAGCCGCTCGCGGCGCTCGCCCTCGCGGGCGATAGCGAGGGCTTCGCGCGCCGCAGCCGCTGCTGGTGGCGCGAGGCCGGTCGAAAACACGAACGAGCGCGCGGCGTTCGCGAGGTGTTCGACCAGCGCCTCGCTTCCGGCGACGTACCCGCCCTGGCTCGCGAGCGCCTTCGAGAGCGTCCCCAACTGGACTTGCACCCGATCCCCGAGCCCTTCGTGTCCGACGATCCCGGCTCCGTCGGCGTAGAGACCAGTCGCGTGGGCTTCGTCGACCATCACCCACGCGCCGTGACGCTCGGCGGCGTCACAGATCGCCGCGAGCGGAGCGACGTCGCCGTCCATGCTGAACACCGAGTCGGTCACGACCAGCCACGATTCGTCTTCGCCCTTCCTTGCCTGCTCGTCTCGTCTCGCCATCGCCGCGCCGAGCGCATCGGCGTCCGCGTGATCGTAGACCATCGTCTCCGCACACGCGAGTCGGCAGCCGTCCACGATGCTCGCGTGGTTCAGCTCGTCGGAGAAGATCACGTCGGGCGCGAGCGCGGCGATCGTGCCGACGTTCGCGGCGTAGCCCGACGAGAAGACGAGCGCACGCTCGGTGTCCTTCGTCCGGGCGAGGTTGCGTTCGAGCGCGCGGTGGACGGGCGTATCGCCGGTGACGAGGCGGCTCGCGCCCGCGCCGGTTCCCACCTCTCGGGCTGCCGCCGCAGCCGCCTGCTGCACGCGATCGTTGTCGGCCAATCCGAGGTAGTTGTTCGACGCGAGGATCACCTGATCTTCGCCCGCGAAGTTCGAGATTCCATCACCTGGATCGGTGGCCACGCGGCTCCGTGCCGCGACCCGCTCGGTCGGCGCGAGGTCGCGCCGGAGACCTCGCTGCTCGCGTGCGTCGAGTCGCTCCCGGAGGGCGAAGCCATGCGCTGAATTCTGATGGTCGTCTTCGACGGTCTCCGTCGTTTCCGGGACGGTCGTGTCGCGTTCTGCCATCAGAACCCTGGCATCAGGTCCGCGGGGCCGAACACGCCGTACTCGCCCGCACGATTGCGCCGCACGCCCGCCTTCAGGTAGCCGAGTGCGGGGCCGTTGACGTTCGCCGCCATGCTGGTCTCGTCACCGAGTTCGAAGGTGTTGGTCGCGCGCTCGCCGTCGAACGTTTTCCCGGTGACGGTCACGGTCGTCGTGGTGGGCTTCTCGTCGTTGCGTACGTCGAGCACGCCGCCGACGGTCACGTCTGCGGCGTCGCAGATGCCCGCTCGCTCCAAG from Halococcus saccharolyticus DSM 5350 includes the following:
- a CDS encoding sulfurtransferase; protein product: MTDVVVSAEWLDENRDDVRIVDVRDEWEFEGIGHVPGAVNIPFDSFRAPDGDEGMLPGEEVFADLLGGAGIERGDEIVAYDDTHGVFAARFLVTAELYGHDRSNLHLLDGDYSAWGRGHETTTETTPADPVEYALERPDDTVLIDREAITAAVDDGDGLLVDTREAWEYEEGHIPGAIQLDWREFVDDETRGLEDRETIEDLLDDHGIPRDRRVILYCNTARRISHTYLVLRHLGFENLGFYEGSLTEWEQAGGVIETSEGD
- a CDS encoding YHS domain-containing protein, producing MTRCVVCGRDVHRDDAPERTDHDGETYYFDATECKEAFEDDPEQYT
- a CDS encoding DUF7089 family protein; the encoded protein is MFEPRELTDELASVRDEHVPGALVLDCERDFETLDPTVAESLGPLVDGLDPRSYPDEWLPSDAPAALERYAGDAFTVGMPGDGGVAWTTQTRPPTVLVKPRLQGSPDAFVDFLLADALVETGLSLPEHFLGFFESSYPDLAAATLLGPADTYQLAAALYDAYCGLHTRETFTTWRDSHPELHDAWVDAGERLEPRLADLSNEVATGDTSFAAAAELACSGVKHDLDLPTPFGALDTKAYREYGAEYAVKWTTKTFEKLDG
- a CDS encoding S8 family peptidase gives rise to the protein MSQHNRRTFLQLTGTAIGAATLGAGTATASTSDSRFFINLRDVDRSEVPDDIEIIHDLSQADVLVARGDQERVNGTTVADRVIDRGDDRTGAVKSRDGPTTDGKGSSHNHDGPPKNSEFQWDKRIQDLNNELTDKPGGGKSIHDTATGAGTRVAVVDSGVYDAHPDLAGVVNDDLSENVSEDEFDFRPNGAGDHGTHVAGIIAATNSNDGPDGGVLGTAPDTEIVAYRMFSGQEGKQGDGYAGWVKAAEADCDVINYSVGFPAPFVYVDEYPFLTEELRIAEQVAEYVRSQGTVIVNSAGNDSLNMSPENTLSIPTEAEGVFGVAATGPIGCGWGGKHSDNEAKWLTGNRLEDPTDSPAFYTNYGSAVDVSAAGGDFDTEAEVEEAQRDLVYSTVFETDESGDTVPAYGWKAGTSMAAPQVAGAAALVRSLRPDASVEEIESLIQDTASSAPGGETYHGAGHLDLERLVKRVK
- a CDS encoding helix-turn-helix domain-containing protein, whose amino-acid sequence is MSTIANIEIPADEFALHDTLVAVSDLELDVERVVAHDDERVMPFIWVSSDHMDDVERAFENDASIENLELLSDLGEERLYRMDWTTEIEVVVQILVEADATVLDAFGTDGRWEFRILFPEREALSMTHEFCEENGLTIDIQNIYEMDADRHGRFGLSEAQHETLIAAFEHGHYEVPRDITLDDLADELDISHQALSERFRRAYSTLIENTLIVGVGDEE
- a CDS encoding DUF5786 family protein; protein product: MGFGSYDESEQGNQEYDTDFENEDDGDLKTEENDHAGEVNFEFGESNDELLDRLQDIKEE
- a CDS encoding class I SAM-dependent methyltransferase; translation: MSVREEFDAWAAEGRDRGMEERHWHTAKHVLARMPVEAGDRVLDLGCGSGYAGRALRETADVRSYGLDGAPEMVRNAASYTDDPVVGFLVGDFEHLPFADDSLDHAVTMEAFYYANDPRAALDELRRVLRPGGTFYCAVNYFEESVHTADWEENVGVAMTRWGMAEYRDVFREAGFHVASQDTIPDREIEIPPDEEFPTDGFDTRTAMVERYRTHGTLLTVGVVP
- a CDS encoding DUF7090 family protein, which gives rise to MDYALTVEDTPDTIPAGTGVLLCHPSTGETDRIDTDFLSTDTDRFLVISTRTTAREVEQKLEHYTVDRSKATILDALSVERGYSRRSGDDIHYVASPDDLDGIVESTREFLAATDGKRRVSVDSITEMAYYADEERAREAVTSLLALLDEHDAVGLFHLAEEVHDESIVEGYRDLFDGVITLDPDGSVVGEF
- a CDS encoding MBL fold metallo-hydrolase, which codes for MDAITVTEGAETFTCNAYLVDGERTVLVDAGAMDGVEDVIAEHVDALDAVALTHQHGDHVGALDTVLDAFDPELWAYGDHPRRTDALGDGDWVGIGDEEFEVVYTPGHADDHVAFVSESTIFSGDVVVHDDGAFEDGSFGRTDMAGQSREELIESIERILDRLPEGVEGMYAGHGGTFHGDVRAVIERALERAERREPKYPE
- a CDS encoding DUF2391 family protein translates to MARWRPQFQVADIAQQVVGGFLLAGPFVVTEEVWTLAISMGWLHGIATIALVFAIGYGALYEADADRDPERERTVVGVPVRFVSLMGVAFGSVVILAVVFDAPATFLADLPAMERLGVTLRAISVGAIFSVVGAATADSVY